A single Lolium perenne isolate Kyuss_39 chromosome 6, Kyuss_2.0, whole genome shotgun sequence DNA region contains:
- the LOC127308909 gene encoding DExH-box ATP-dependent RNA helicase DExH12 — MANLGGGAEAHARFKQYEYRANSSLVLTTDSRPRDTHEPTGEPETLWGRIDKRSFGDRAVQAKPPELQERLTKSRKKKDRDPSASSAPDADDLPRKRRRRSREESVLSLADDVVYRPQTKETRAAYEAMLSVIQQQFGGQPMDVLGGAADEVLTILKNDKVKNPDKKKEIDKLLNPIPTHMFEQFVSIGKLITDFHDASDPASASSGGDGLEATMDDDIGVAVEFEEDDDDEESDFDQVQDELDEDDDDAAELNRPGGMQMGGELDDDDMQNSNEGLNVNVQDIDAYWLQRKITQAYADIDPQQSQKLAEEILKIIAEGDDRDVENRLVMELDYEKFDLIKLVLRNRFKIVWCTRLARAEDQEERKKIEEEMMGNPSLVPILEQLHATRASAKERQKNLEKSIRDEAKRLLNNDGAGADGPRERRAVDRDTESGWLKGQRQLLDLDNLSFHQGGLLMANKKCELPDGSFRTPHKGYEEVHVPALKPRPYGTNEKIVKISDIPAWAQPAFAGMQQLNRVQSKVYDTALFKPDNILLCAPTGAGKTNVAVLTILHQIGLHMKDGEFDNTKYKIVYVAPMKALVAEVVGNLSKRLQDFGLTVRELSGDQNLTKQQIDETQVIVTTPEKWDIVTRKSGDRTYTQMVKLLIIDEIHLLHDNRGPVLESIVSRTVRQIETTKEHIRLVGLSATLPNYEDVAVFLRVRSEGLFHFDNSYRPCPLAQQYIGITVRKPLQRFQLMNEICYEKVMAAAGKHQVLIFVHSRKETAKTARAIRDTALANDTLTRFLKDESASQEILGSQAELVKSSDLKDLMPYGFAIHHAGMGRVDREMVEELFADKHIQVLVSTATLAWGVNLPAHTVIIKGTQIYNPEKGAWTELSPLDVMQMLGRAGRPQYDTHGEGIILTGHSELQYYLSLMNQQLPIESQFISKLADQLNAEIVLGTIQNAREACSWLGYTYLYIRMLRNPTLYGLPADIMETDKTLDERRADLVHSAANLLDKNNLVKYDRKTGYFQVTDLGRIASYYYISHGTISTYNEYLKPTMGDIELCRLFSLSEEFKYVSVRQDEKMELAKLLDRVPIPVKESLEEPSAKINVLLQAYISRLKLEGLSLGSDMVYIRQSAGRLLRALFEIVLKRGWAQLAEKALNLCKMIDKQMWSVQTPLRQFPGIPKEILMKLEKKELAWERYYDLSSQEIGELIRFPKMGKQLHRCIHQLPKLNLSAHVQPITRTVLGFELTITPDFQWDDKVHGYVEAFWVIVEDNDGEYILHHEYFMLKKQYVDEDHTLHFTVPIYEPLPPQYFIRVVSDKWLGSQTILPVCFRHLILPEKYAPPTELLDLQPLPVTALRNARYEGLYSAFKHFNPIQTQVFTVLYNSDDSVLVAAPTGSGKTICAEFAILRNHQKAVSGETNMRVVYIAPIEALAKERFRDWSKKFGEFARVVELTGETAADLKLLDKGEIIISTPEKWDALSRRWKQRKHIQQVSLFIVDELHLIGSEKGHVLEVVVSRMRRISSHIGSNIRIVALSASLGNAKDLGEWIGATSHGLFNFPPAVRPVPLEIHIQGVDIANFEARMQAMAKPTYTAITQHAKSGKPALVFVPTRKHARLTALDLCAYSSAEAGGTPFLLGSTDEMDTFIGGVNEETLQNTLRCGVGYLHEGLSDLDQELVTQLFLGGRIQVCVASSTMCWGRSLPAHLVVVMGTQYYDGRESAHTDYPITDLLQMMGHASRPLQDSSGKCVILCHAPRKEYYKKFLFEAFPVESHLHHFLHDHMNAEVVVGVVENKQDAVDYLTWTFMYRRLNKNPNYYNLQGVSHRHLSDHLSELIETVLNDLESSKCVSVEEDMYLKPLNLGLIAAYYYISYTTIERFSSMLTQKTKMKGLLEILASASEYAELPTRPGEEEYIERLVRHQRFSIDKPKYGDPHVKANALLQSHFARHTVVGNLAADQREILLSAHRLLQAMVDVISSSGWLTLALNAMELSQMVTQGMWDRDSVLLQLPHFTKDLARRCLENKEKPIESIFDLAEMSADEMRDLLQLSNSQLQDIGEFFKRFPNVDMAYEVREGDDIRAGDNVTLQVTLERDMANLPSSEVGPVHAPRFPKPKEEGWWLVVGDASGSTKQLLAIKRVALQKRARVKLEFTAAAEPGRKDYMIYLMSDSYLGCDQEYEFTVDVKDAGAD; from the exons ATGGCGAACCTGGGAGGCGGCGCGGAGGCGCACGCGCGGTTCAAGCAGTACGAGTACCGCGCCAACTCGAGCCTGGTGCTCACCACCGACTCGCGCCCGCGCGACACGCACGAGCCCACGGGCGAGCCGGAGACGCTCTGGGGCCGGATCGACAAGCGCAGCTTCGGGGACCGCGCCGTGCAGGCCAAGCCGCCCGAGCTCCAGGAGCGGCTCACCAAGTCGCGCAAGAAGAAGGACCGCGacccctccgcctcctccgccccgGACGCCGACGACCTGCCGCGCAAGCGCAGGCGCCGCTCCCGCGAGGAGAGCGTGCTCTCCCTGGCGGACGACGTCGTGTACAGGCCCCAGACCAAGGAGACGCGCGCCGCCTACGAGGCCATGCTCAGCGTCATCCAGCAGCAGTTCGGCGGCCAGCCCATGGACGTGCTCGGCGGGGCCGCCGACGAGGTGCTCACCATCCTCAAGAACGACAAGGTCAAGAACCCCGACAAGAAGAAGGAGATCGACAAGCTCCTCAACCCCATCCCCACCCACATGTTCGAGCAGTTCGTCTCCATCGGGAAGCTCATCACCGATTTCCACGATGCCAGCGACCCCGCCTCCGCGTCCTCTGGTGGTGACGGTCTTGAAGCGACCATGGACGATGATATTGGCGTGGCCGTCGagttcgaggaggacgacgacgacgaggaaagTGATTTCGATCAG GTGCAAGACGAGCTggacgaggacgacgatgacgcGGCTGAGCTGAACCGTCCCGGAGGCATGCAGATGGGCGGTGAGCTGGACGACGATGACATGCAGAACTCCAACGAGGGGCTCAACGTGAACGTGCAAGACATCGATGCTTACTGGCTTCAGCGAAAGATAACGCAGGCATATGCTGATATCGACCCCCAGCAGAGCCAGAAGCTCGCCGAGGAGATCTTGAAGATTATCGCGGAGGGTGATGACAGAGATGTCGAGAACCGCCTTGTCATGGAGCTGGACTATGAGAAGTTCGATCTCATTAAACTGGTGCTACGCAACCGGTTCAAGATAGTCTGGTGTACCCGCCTGGCAAGAGCTGAAGATCAGGAAGAGCGGAAGAAGATAGAGGAAGAGATGATGGGTAACCCAAGCTTAGTTCCGATATTGGAGCAGCTACATGCGACCAGAGCCTCTGCAAAGGAGAGGCAGAAGAATCTGGAGAAGAGTATCAGGGATGAGGCAAAGAGGCTTCTAAACAATGATGGTGCTGGTGCTGATGGTCCGAGGGAGCGTCGGGCTGTTGACCGGGATACGGAGAGTGGCTGGTTGAAGGGCCAGAGACAGTTGCTTGATCTTGACAACCTCTCTTTCCACCAAGGTGGTCTCCTGATGGCCAACAAGAAATGTGAACTTCCTGATGGATCGTTTAGAACCCCTCATAAGGGGTACGAGGAAGTGCATGTGCCAGCATTGAAACCTAGGCCATATGGAACTAACGAGAAGATTGTGAAGATATCTGATATCCCAGCGTGGGCTCAACCGGCTTTTGCTGGAATGCAACAACTGAACAGGGTTCAGAGCAAGGTTTATGATACCGCCCTCTTCAAACCAGATAACATCCTTCTCTGCGCTCCAACTGGTGCTGGTAAAACAAATGTGGCTGTGCTTACAATCCTTCACCAAATTGGTCTGCATATGAAGGATGGTGAGTTCGACAATACCAAGTACAAAATCGTCTATGTGGCCCCAATGAAAGCTTTAGTTGCTGAGGTTGTTGGAAATTTGTCCAAGCGGCTGCAAGATTTCGGTCTCACTGTTAGGGAGCTCAGTGGAGACCAGAACCTGACGAAACAACAGATTGATGAAACACAGGTCATTGTTACAACACCTGAGAAATGGGATATTGTCACGAGGAAATCAGGTGACCGAACGTATACTCAGATGGTAAAGCTTCTGATCATTGATGAGATCCATCTACTTCACGATAACAGAGGGCCAGTCCTGGAGAGTATTGTTTCTAGAACAGTTCGGCAGATTGAGACAACCAAGGAACATATACGCTTAGTTGGTCTCTCTGCAACCCTCCCGAACTATGAAGATGTTGCTGTATTCTTGCGTGTACGCTCTGAAGGTCTCTTCCATTTTGATAACAGTTACAGACCTTGTCCTCTTGCGCAGCAGTACATTGGGATCACTGTAAGGAAGCCACTGCAGAGGTTTCAGTTGATGAATGAGATTTGTTATGAGAAAGTAATGGCTGCTGCTGGTAAGCATCAAGTGCTTATATTTGTGCACTCTAGGAAGGAGACAGCAAAAACTGCTCGTGCCATCAGAGATACTGCCTTAGCTAATGACACATTGACTCGCTTTCTGAAGGACGAGAGTGCAAGCCAGGAGATTCTTGGCAGTCAGGCAGAGCTTGTCAAAAGCAGTGATCTTAAGGACCTTATGCCATATGGGTTTGCTATTCATCATGCTGGGATGGGAAGGGTGGACCGTGAAATGGTTGAAGAGCTCTTTGCTGATAAGCATATACAGGTCCTTGTTTCGACAGCCACCCTTGCATGGGGTGTCAACTTGCCTGCTCACACTGTTATTATAAAGGGTACTCAGATTTATAATCCGGAAAAAGGTGCTTGGACAGAATTAAGTCCTCTGGATGTCATGCAGATGCTTGGTCGTGCAGGTAGACCTCAGTATGACACACACGGAGAGGGAATAATCTTGACTGGCCACAGTGAATTGCAATACTACCTCTCCCTTATGAACCAACAGCTGCCTATTGAGAGTCAGTTCATATCCAAATTGGCAGATCAATTAAATGCAGAGATCGTTTTGGGAACTATTCAGAATGCTAGGGAAGCATGCtcgtggcttggctacacttaccTCTACATACGGATGCTTCGGAATCCAACACTGTATGGTTTACCAGCAGATATCATGGAGACAGACAAAACACTAGATGAAAGGAGAGCTGACTTG GTACACTCTGCTGCAAATTTGTTGGATAAGAATAATTTGGTGAAGTATGACAGGAAAACAGGATACTTTCAGGTTACTGACCTTGGAAGGATTGCCAGTTATTACTATATTAGTCATGGGACTATTTCGACATATAATGAGTATCTCAAGCCCACAATGGGTGATATTGAGCTCTGTCGCCTGTTCTCCCTGAGTGAAGAGTTCAAGTATGTTAGTGTCAGGCAAGATGAGAAAATGGAGCTGGCAAAACTTTTGGATCGTGTGCCAATTCCTGTAAAAGAGAGTCTGGAGGAGCCCAGTGCAAAGATTAATGTTCtgctgcaagcatatatatctagGCTGAAATTGGAGGGCCTCTCTCTTGGTTCTGATATGGTCTACATCAGACAG AGTGCTGGACGCCTCTTACGAGCACTATTTGAGATAGTTTTGAAGAGAGGATGGGCTCAATTAGCGGAGAAGGCTCTCAATCTTTGCAAGATGATTGATAAGCAGATGTGGAGTGTCCAAACACCCTTGCGCCAGTTTCCTGGTATTCCAAAGGAAATCCTGATGAAACTGGAGAAAAAAGAGTTGGCTTGGGAGAGGTACTATGACCTATCATCACAGGAAATCGGTGAGCTAATTCGTTTCCCAAAGATGGGGAAGCAGCTGCACAGGTGCATCCACCAGTTACCAAAGTTGAACCTGTCTGCCCATGTTCAACCTATTACTCGCACAGTTTTGGGTTTTGAATTGACAATAACACCTGATTTCCAGTGGGATGATAAGGTACATGGATATGTTGAGGCCTTTTGGGTTATAGTTGAGGACAATGATGGCGAGTACATTCTTCACCATGAGTACTTCATGCTTAAGAAGCAGTATGTGGATGAAGATCACACACTTCACTTTACAGTGCCAATATATGAGCCATTGCCTCCTCAGTATTTTATACGTGTTGTGTCTGACAAGTGGCTTGGTTCACAGACAATTCTTCCTGTCTGTTTTAGGCACTTGATTCTTCCAGAAAAATATGCTCCTCCAACTGAATTGCTTGATCTGCAACCGCTACCTGTtactgcattgaggaatgcacgatATGAAGGTCTTTATAGTGCTTTTAAACATTTCAACCCCATCCAGACTCAAGTGTTCACTGTCCTGTATAACAGTGATGACAGTGTGTTGGTTGCTGCGCCAACAGGCAGTGGCAAGACAATATGCGCAGAATTTGCTATACTAAGGAACCATCAGAAGGCAGTATCTGGGGAAACTAACATGCGGGTTGTGTATATAGCTCCTATTGAGGCTCTTGCGAAAGAAAGATTCAGGGACTGGTCAAAGAAATTTGGAGAATTTGCCCGTGTAGTGGAGCTAACTGGTGAAACTGCAGCTGATTTGAAGCTTCTTGACAAAGGGGAGATCATTATTAGTACTCCTGAAAAGTGGGATGCACTTTCTCGACGCTGGAAGCAGCGAAAGCACATCCAACAAGTCAGCTTATTTATTGTTGACGAGCTTCATTTAATTGGATCTGAAAAGGGACATGTCCTGGAAGTCGTTGTTTCTCGGATGAGGCGTATTTCAAGCCATATTGGCAGTAACATCCGGATTGTGGCGCTTTCAGCATCACTTGGAAATGCTAAAGATCTTGGAGAATGGATCGGTGCCACCTCTCATGGTCTTTTCAACTTCCCTCCAGCAGTGCGGCCAGTTCCATTGGAAATACATATTCAGGGTGTGGATATAGCAAATTTTGAGGCAAGAATGCAAGCAATGGCAAAGCCTACATACACTGCTATCACACAACATGCAAAGAGTGGTAAGCCTGCCCTGGTGTTTGTACCGACACGTAAGCATGCAAGGTTGACTGCATTGGACCTGTGTGCATACTCAAGTGCTGAGGCTGGTGGAACGCCATTCCTTCTTGGGTCGACAGATGAGATGGATACTTTTATTGGAGGTGTCAATGAAGAAACACTTCAAAATACACTGAGATGCGGTGTGGGCTACTTGCATGAGGGCCTTAGTGACCTTGACCAGGAACTTGTAACCCAGCTTTTCCTTGGTGGGAGGATCCAAGTGTGTGTTGCAAGTAGCACAATGTGCTGGGGGAGATCGTTGCCTGCTCATCTAGTTGTTGTGATGGGAACCCAATATTATGATGGCAGGGAGAGTGCTCATACTGATTATCCAATCACTGATCTGCTACAGATGATGGGTCACGCTAGCAGGCCTCTTCAGGATAGCTCCGGGAAGTGTGTTATATTGTGCCATGCACCTCGGAAGGAATACTACAAGAAGTTCCTCTTTGAGGCCTTCCCTGTGGAGAGTCATCTTCACCATTTCTTGCATGACCATATGAATGCTGAGGTTGTTGTCGGCGTTGTAGAAAACAAGCAAGATGCCGTGGACTATCTTACCTGGACTTTCATGTACCGGCGGCTGAACAAGAACCCTAACTACTACAATCTGCAGGGTGTAAGTCACAGGCATCTGTCAGATCATCTTTCTGAGCTAATTGAGACAGTGTTGAATGACCTAGAATCAAGCAAGTGTGTATCTGTAGAGGAGGATATGTACCTGAAGCCGCTCAACCTTGGTCTCATTGCTGCATACTACTACATTAGCTACACGACTATTGAACGGTTCAGTTCGATGCTCACTCAGAAGACGAAGATGAAAGGCCTCCTGGAAATTCTAGCTTCTGCATCAGAGTATGCAGAGCTTCCAACTCGCCCAGGTGAAGAAGAATATATTGAGAGGCTAGTCCGTCACCAGAGATTTTCTATTGACAAGCCCAAGTATGGTGATCCACACGTGAAGGCCAACGCTCTACTGCAATCCCACTTTGCAAGGCACACGGTGGTAGGGAACCTGGCAGCTGACCAGCGGGAGATCCTCCTTTCTGCCCACAGATTGCTCCAGGCAATGGTTGACGTTATCTCCAGCAGTGGATGGCTCACTCTTGCTCTGAATGCAATGGAGTTGAGTCAGATGGTGACCCAAGGCATGTGGGATCGTGACTCTGTGCTGCTCCAGCTTCCACACTTCACCAAGGACCTAGCCCGGAGATGCCTGGAAAACAAAGAGAAGCCCATCGAGAGCATCTTTGATCTGGCTGAGATGAGTGCTGACGAGATGCGGGATCTGCTGCAGCTATCGAACTCTCAGCTGCAGGACATCGGCGAATTCTTCAAACGGTTCCCCAACGTCGACATGGCTTATGAGGTCCGCGAGGGCGACGACATCAGGGCTGGCGACAACGTAACCTTGCAGGTCACTCTGGAGCGTGACATGGCGAACCTGCCATCTTCTGAGGTTGGCCCGGTCCACGCCCCCAGGTTCCCGAAGCCCAAGGAGGAAGGCTGGTGGCTGGTGGTCGGTGACGCCTCTGGCTCCACCAAGCAGCTGCTGGCGATTAAGAGGGTCGCCCTCCAGAAGAGGGCACGTGTGAAGCTTGAGTTCACCGCCGCCGCGGAGCCAGGGAGGAAGGACTACATGATCTACCTGATGTCCGACTCCTACCTGGGCTGTGACCAGGAGTACGAGTTCACCGTCgacgtgaaggatgctggagcagATTGA
- the LOC127310879 gene encoding uncharacterized protein: MEMGKKKKLAPLSLFLAILLIISSEMVEEVGAKLVCDTYWSLCIEKCTKTGKCMRCCKYWGFVHGRCSLLHGMGCYCCSDDSDPGHAALRRRYQYQQQQKMLAPPPLDHLLHA; this comes from the exons ATGgagatgggcaagaagaagaagctTGCCCCATTGTCATTGTTCCTGGCCATCCTTCTCATCATCTCCT CTGAGATGGTGGAAGAGGTTGGGGCAAAGCTGGTGTGCGACACCTACTGGTCGCTGTGCATCGAGAAGTGCACCAAGACCGGCAAGTGCATGCGCTGCTGCAAGTACTGGGGCTTCGTCCACGGCCGCTGCAGCCTCCTCCACGGCATGGGCTGCTACTGCTGCTCGGACGACTCCGACCCCGGCCACgccgccctccgccgccgctaccagtaccagcagcagcagaagatgctcgccccgccgccactggACCACCTTCTTCATGCGTGA
- the LOC127308908 gene encoding uncharacterized protein: MADGGESGDETAALHASPTVPPLEDDDLLGEILLRLPALPSSLPRASLVSSRWARLAASAAFRRRVPAHHRTPPILGLFHNPSGELLFTPALAPPDRIPSERFSLYPGGDGSYPDPLDCWSLLACRHGRILIASSWWRLLLVFDPVSGARRRVAVPPDFVDYMSTANGAVLCSAGAGHVHGDCLSSPFKVVLVSTRWRQRPAVARVYSSETGLWGDLVEAAEPCAGMVSRLPGTLVGNSLYWWLNESDDGMLEFDLDTRVLAVVKRPPFEGVHGNRIRIIRAEDGSVGLAVLSYPSFQMWRRRADSTWLLHATVGMDKVLGLPSEIEAGRAAIRGYAEDADAVFISVNDTDCRNYFFRVQLDAMQSTELCGNFLGNSYHPFTNFYTPGPSTLQTPAN; this comes from the exons ATGGCCGACGGCGGCGAGTCCGGCGACGAGACGGCAGCACTCCACGCTTCGCCGACGGTGCCGCCGCTGGAGGACGACGACCTCCTCGGCGAGATCCTCCTGCGCCTCCCCGCGCTGCCCTCCTCGCTCCCGCGCGCCTCCCTCGTCTCCAGCCGCTGGGCCCGCCTCGCCGCGTCCGCCGCCTTCCGCCGCCGCGTCCCCGCCCACCACCGCACGCCCCCAATCCTGGGCCTCTTCCACAACCCGTCCGGCGAGCTGCTCTTCACCCCGGCGCTCGCCCCGCCAGACCGCATCCCTTCCGAGCGCTTCTCGCTGTACCCCGGCGGCGACGGCTCCTACCCGGACCCGTTGGACTGCTGGAGCCTCCTCGCGTGCCGCCACGGCCGCATCCTGATCGCCAGCTCCTGGTGGCGCCTGCTCCTCGTCTTCGACCCCGTCTCCGGcgcccgccgccgcgtcgccgtcCCGCCGGACTTCGTCGACTACATGTCCACCGCCAACGGCGCCGTCCTCTGCTCCGCCGGCGCAGGCCACGTGCACGGCGACTGCCTCTCCAGCCCCTTCAAGGTGGTCCTGGTGAGCACCAGGTGGAGGCAGCGCCCGGCCGTCGCCCGCGTCTACTCCTCGGAGACCGGCCTCTGGGGAGACCTCGTCGAGGCGGCGGAGCCGTGCGCCGGCATGGTTAGCCGTCTCCCCGGCACCCTTGTCGGCAACTCCCTTTACTGGTGGCTGAACGAGTCTGACGACGGCATGCTCGAGTTCGATTTGGATACTCGGGTACTAGCCGTGGTCAAGAGGCCCCCTTTCGAAGGCGTTCACGGTAACCGCATCCGGATCATCAGGGCAGAAGATGGTAGTGTCGGACTGGCTGTACTGTCCTACCCGAGTTTCCAGATGTGGCGCCGTAGGGCTGATTCTACATGGCTTCTCCATGCCACCGTTGGCATGGACAAGGTCCTTGGTCTGCCATCTGAGATCGAGGCGGGGAGGGCGGCTATAAGGGGGTACGCCGAGGATGCCGATGCGGTTTTCATATCGGTGAACGACACCGACTGCCGGAACTATTTCTTCCGTGTACAACTGGACGCGATGCAGTCCACGGAACTGTGTGGGAACTTTTTGGGGAATTCGTATCACCCGTTCACCAATTTCTATACTCCCG GCCCGTCAACGCTCCAAACTCCTGCGAACTAG